A single window of Salmo salar chromosome ssa21, Ssal_v3.1, whole genome shotgun sequence DNA harbors:
- the LOC106581891 gene encoding gamma-crystallin M2-like has translation MMGKITFYEDRNFQGRSYETTQDCADMSSFLSRCHSCRVDSGCFMVYDRNNYMGNQYFMRRGEYPDYQRMGMGMNDCIRSCRMIPMHIGNFRMKIYERENFEGQMHEMMDDCDSIQERYRMSDCQSCNVIEGHWLMYEQPHYRGRQMYMRPGEYRSFSQLGMGGMRFMSMRRIMDNMSM, from the exons ATGATGGGCAAA ATCACCTTCTACGAGGACAGGAACTTCCAGGGCCGTTCCTATGAGACCACCCAGGACTGCGCTGACATGTCCTCCTTCCTGAGCAGGTGTCACTCCTGCAGGGTTGACAGCGGTTGCTTCATGGTCTACGATCGTAACAACTACATGGGAAACCAGTACTTCATGAGGAGGGGCGAGTACCCGGACTACCAGCGCATGGGAATGGGAATGAACGACTGCATCCGGTCCTGCCGCATGATCCCCATG CACATAGGAAACTTCAGGATGAAGATCTACGAGAGGGAGAACTTTGAAGGTCAGATGCACGAGATGATGGACGACTGTGACTCCATCCAGGAGCGTTACCGTATGTCTGACTGCCAGTCCTGCAACGTCATTGAGGGCCACTGGCTGATGTACGAGCAGCCCCACTACAGAGGCAGACAGATGTACATGAGGCCTGGAGAGTACAGGAGCTTCAGTCAGTTGGGCATGGGAGGCATGAGGTTCATGAGCATGAGGCGTATCATGGATAACATGTCTATGTAA